Below is a genomic region from Streptomyces sp. NBC_00461.
TGGTGGAGTAGCGGTAGTTCTTCGACTGCTCGACCACCGTGTGGTCGCGGGTGGGCACCAGGGTGCCGTCCGCAATGAGCACGGTGTCCTTCGCGTATCGCTTGCGCGGCTGGAGCGCGAGCTTGGGCCCGAGGTGGTCGATGATCCGGTCGGCCGCGGACTTGGAGACGCCGAAGAGCGGGGCGAGCTGGCGCAGCGTCAAGTTCGTGCGCCAGTACGCTGCGACCAGCAGCACCCGGTCCTCCAACGGGAGGCCCCAAGGCCGTCCTCGCCGCGGCTCGTGCGCGACTTCGCGGCGTGCCACGCTCATCAACTTGCCGAAGCAGCGCGGGCTCAGCCCGGTGAATGGGGCCATCCAGGACGGCTCCGACGCCGTGATCACACTAGCCACGCCAAGATCATCTCATCTGAAACCAACGTGACCGCTCGCGTATCGGGCCAGACTTGACGCATGGAAACGAACGCCCCGTGGCCGTTGGCAGAAGCCTGGGACTGGATGGAGGAATGCGCGCGGTCCGCCGACGCCGCGGTGCGAGGAACCGACTCCTGGGTTCCTGATGGGGATATTTGAATCTCCCCACTCCCTGCTCGGGGTGTCCTCGGAGTTGCGCGGCTTGATTCCCCAGGCAGACTCGCTCTGACAGTCCAGGCGGCCACCGTCATGGTCGAGGTGTTCCTCGCCGGGTCCCGCCAGGATGAGCCGGTCACCGTCTCGGTCGGCTGTGCCGGCGGTCTCTAGCCACAACCAACTGTTGTTGGGATTTCAGTGACTGTGAGGGGCCGACGCCGGCGGAGTGGGCGCACACGCACGGCACGCAGATGGGACAGCCGGTGCTGCTGCGGGCCGATGGTTGGTCGGTGCCAGAGGTCAACGGGTTCTTCGCCTCAGCGCGGATGCGTAACGCGAGCGCGGGCACGCGGAGGAAGTACGCCTTTGCGGTAGCGGTCTGGCTGGGGTTCCTTGATGCGGCGGGCCGGGCTTGGCACGACGCCGGCGAAGAGGACGTCGCCGGGGTCAAGTTCTGGCGGATGACTGACGAGGCGAGAGTTTGTGCCTGACGCCCCTAGGTCAACGTCGACTCCGCCACCAAGTCGGACAGTACATCCCACGATCGTGTCCCACCGGGAACCCATCCATGCCACGCGCCGGCTCCGGCTACCTCCAGCCGGCGCAGCTCGACAGTCAGCGGGCGATTGAGATCGCGAAGGGTGTGAATCCGGTGGAACGGATGACGTGAGGTACGAACAGGATCGCGGCCTCTGTGGCGCGGGCGGTCTGGATCCCGCCGAGGTCGGTGATCCATTCCTTTTGCCAGCCGAGGTCGGTGAGCAGTTCGCGGACGCTCTGCTTGGCCTGCGCGTCCTCGCCGGAGAGGAACACGGTCGGTGTCTGGGCGAGCGTGTCCGGCGAGGTCATCACCGGGAAGAGCATGGTGTTGAGTGTCTTGACGACGCGCGTTTCGGGGAGCGCCTTCTGGAGCTGTTCGGCCAGGCTCGAGCCGGGGTAGATCAGATCGGCGGGCAGTCCGTCCGGTCCGTCGGTGGTGGCGTTGGAGACGTCGACGAGGATCTTGTCCCGGAGTTCTTCGCGCAGAGCGGCGAGCCGGTCCAGCGAGCCGGTGCCCGGGGTGGCGTTGATGACGATCCGGGCAGTCCGGGCGGCGTCGGCGGCGGTGCCCGGCGTGCGGTCCGCCACTGTCACTTCGTGTCCTGCCCGGGCGAGGGCTGCGGCCAGGTTGCCGCCGACGCGGCCGTTTCCGAGAACTGCGATCTTGGTCATGATGATCTGGTCCTTCCGTGGGCGTGTGGGTTGTAGTGCGCGGTCAGCGCGAGAGCGTGGACACGGCCTCGGCGTGGACGCCCGGCGCGGCGGCCACAAAGCTCTGGCTCTGGGGGGTCCAGGGGCGGCCCTCGGCGTCGGAGATCCGTCCGCCGGCCTCGGTGACGAGCAGCGCTCCGGGAAGCAGGTCCGCGCGGGCGCCGGCGAACTGCCAGAAGGCGTCGATCCGGCCGGCGGCTACGTTCAGCAGGTGCAGGGTCGCGGGTACGGCGACGCGGACGACGAGCGCGTCGAAGAGCATCGCGGTGATCGAGGAGCCGACCCGCCGCACGACCTTTTCGTCCTCGTCCGGCCGGGCCTGGCTGGTGGCCACGATGCTCAGGCCGAGGTCGGCGGTCTGGGAGACGTGCAGCGGCCGGCCGTCGAGGTGGGCGCCCGCGCCGGTGAGCGCGGTGTAGGTCTCGCCGGTCAACGGCAGGTGCACTGCGGTGAGCACCGGCTGATTCTCCCGCACGAGGGTGGCGGTCACCGCCCACTCCGGCAGGGCGTGCAGGTGGTTGACGTTGCCCTCGGCCGGATCCACGACCCACCACTCGCCGGCCGGCAGCGCCCCGCCGTCCAGTTCGTCCTCCACCCAGCCGGCCTGCGGACGCAGGCTCGTGAGACGGGGACGCAGGATGTCGAGAGCCGCGTCGTCGTTGACGGCCAGCGCGCGCATCAGCTCTTCGCGGCTCTGGTAGCGGACCACCTCGCCGAAGCGCTCGCGCAGCGCCGAACCCGCCTCACGCACGGCGATCGCGGTCTGGGCGAGCAGGTCGGCGTCGGAGGCGGCGACGTCGGTGGTCTGAAGCGTTTCGGACATGGCGGTATTCCCGTCTGAGGAGGGGTGCTGAGGCCGGTCGAGGGCCGAACTGCGCGTTACTTCTTGCGCTTTCGCCTCAACGGTAGGCAGCCCGGCGATTAACTTCAAATGCATGTCAGGCACGGTTAGAATTACTCACATGCAATTGGATTTGAACCTGCTCGCCGCGCTCGACGCGCTGCTGGAGGAGGGCAGTGTGGCCGGGGCGGCGGCGCGCCTGCACGTCACCGCCCCCGCGATGAGCCGGAGTCTGGGCCGGATCCGGCGCACGACCGGGGATCAGATCCTCGTGCGCACCGGCCGCACGATGACCCCGACGCCGTATGCGATCGCCGTCCGGGAACAGGTGCACGAGCTGCTGCACCAGGTCCAGGGGGTGCTGGCACCGAGCCGTGAACTCGATCTGGCAACGCTCGAGCGCACGTTCACACTCCGCTGGCACGATTCCCTCGTCGCCTTGAGCGGCCCCGCACTGCTCGCGGCCGTGCGCGGACAGGCGCCGGGCGTGCGACTGCGCTTCGTCGCGGAATCGAGCATCGACACCCCCGAATTGCGGCGCGGCGAGGTCGACCTGGAGGCGAACTCCAACCGCCCGAGCGCACCGGACATCCGTGCCGAGAACGTGGGCGAGACCCGCCTCGTCGTCGTCGCGAGGCAGGGGCACCCCCTCACCCGCGTCAGGACCCTCACCGCACAGCAGTACGCCGACGCTGAACACGTCACCGTCTCGCGACGTGGAAACCTCACCAACGCCATCGACGACGCCCTCGCCCGGCTCGGCCTCACCCGCCGTGTGGTGGCGACCGCGCCCACGGAAGGGGCCGCTCTGGAGTTCGCGCGCGGCTCCGACATCCTGATCAGCGTCCCCGAAGCCACCACGCGGTCAGCGGTCGCCGACCTCGGCCTGGTCGTGCTCCCCCTCCCGCTCGAACTGCCGTCGGCACCGATATACCTGTCATGGCATCAGCGCTACGACACCGATCACGCCCACGCCTGGCTCCGCGGACTGGCGCGAACCGCGCTGGCCCTGTGAGGAGCGTCGTAGTCGGCGCCGTGGCTGCGTCACTCATGCGTCCACGGTCCACGCGACCACCACGGCGATCTGCTTGAACGTCAGCAGCGGCTTGTCCGTGCGGGTGCTGGCCGTGGAGGCGGCTCACAATCGCGGCTCGCCGGTGTGCCGATCAATCTCACCGGGATTTCCTGTACCTCAACTACTTTCCAGGAGTCGGGCGTTCACTGGCACAGGACCCACCGCCCTCAAGCCATAACAAGGGCGAGTTGGGCACCGCCGGGCTACGCGAGGACGGCCGTTGAACCGTGATCGATTAACGCCGGAAGCAACAACTCGGGATAGGCGAGAGAACTGACAAAGCAACTGTTGCTGGAATTTCAGTGACTGTGGGTGTCTGTATGTTCACTCGTTGATGATCGATGAACTTGAGGTGGAAGCCGGTCCGTTGGCGCGGTGGCAGGTGCATTGGTGCGACCCGCGGCGGGAGGTGCCGTGGTACGCGGCCGATCCGGTGCTGGCGGGCCTGCCGACGCTGGCGGAGTGGGCGCACGCGCACGGTACGCAGACGGGGCAGCCGGTCCTGCTGCGGACCGATGGTTGGTCGGTGCCGGAGGTCAACGGGTTCTTCGCCTCGGCGCGGATGCGCAACGCGAGCGCTGGCACGCGAAGGAAGTACGCCTTCGCGGTAGCCGAACTACGCCTCGGGCTTCCCCGACGACCTCGCCTTCGAGGACTGGCTTGCCCGGCTGGACACCCTCGCCGACGCACACCAGCGCCTGCGTGAAGGCGAGCAGGTCAGCGGCCCAGCAGCCGAGACCTACCGGCACCGCGTCCAGGCCGCCACCCGCTTCGCCGGGAGAGTCCTGCGCACCAAGCGGCACGCCAACGCCATGCTCACCAACCCCGACCTGCAGATCTTCCCCGGCAAGGGCATGACCTGCGTCCTGGACCCGAAGCGAGCAGCCTGCCGCCTGCGGAGTGAGGAGGACGGCACCCGCCGCACCCCCGACCTCGACGACTGCCGCCCGAACTGCGTCAACATCGCGCGGACCGATCGCGACATCGAACACGTCCACGTCCAGATCGAGCAGCTACGACCGCTCGTCGACGACCCGCTGGCGCCCGCCTTCCGGCACGCCCGCGAACAGCACGAACTCGACCGCCTGGAACGCATCGTCACCGCCCACGACGCGACCGGAGAACCCCACGATGGCCACTGACCACGACGACGAACGCGACGCCATCACCGCAGCGATCCAATGACTCCTCGACGGCCGCCCAACCCGGTCCGCCGGGGCGCTCACCACGCTGCAACTCGCCGCCGAGGCAGGCGTCAAGCGCTGGGTCCTCACGCACAAGCACGTCGACCTGAAGGAAGAATTCGTCCGCCGGAAGTCCGAGGCGAACGGCATTCCGCCCGCGTTCCAGCATCTGCACGCCCGCGCAGTAGATGCCGAAGCCGCCGCCCAGGCCCTGCGGGAGGACAACGACCGGCTTCGCGAGCGCGTCGCCGTCTATGCCCAGGTCATCCACGAACTCCGCACCGAGCTGGACCGGCGCACCGACAACAGCCCCCAGCGCAGCCCCCTCCGGAGCCTCCCTGCCAGCAGCCCCTGATGCGCGAGGCGGTCGCGGCATGCCTAGGACGTCAAAGGGACTGGTGACCTGCGACGTCCCCGCCAGGGTCGTCGGCGAGTACGACGGACGCGGTGATCCGCCGAGCAACCGCGCGGTCCGGCCAGGGACTGAGAGTCCGGTGTCTATACCTTGCTCGCGACCACCATGTAGTTCTCGGCCTCAAGATCGAACGTGCTCAGTTCCGTTTGGAGTCCGACCCGGCGCAGCTCGACTTCGAGTTCCTCGTACCGGTAGGGCCAGCAGGACAGCAGTTCCGAGCGGACAAGAACCAACCCGGTCGCATCAACTTGCGCGATCGCAATTTCGATGTGGTGCTCCTCATCCCAATGCGGCGCAATCTCCCAGCGGTAGACCACGACGGCATCGTGACCGTTCCGGCGGACGAGTCGGTCACTGATCTCCAGCCGGGAACCTCTGGCCCTCACGAGTTCCCAAGTGCGGGATGTGAGTACCAAGCGCCCGCCGGGGCGCAGAAGCCGTGACATCGACTCCAGAGCAGCACCCCTGCCTGTCGCGCCCGCGGCATGGTGAAGCGAGTTGCCAACGCAGAACACCATGTCGAACGTGTTGTCCTGGAAATGGTCGGGCAACTCTTCCCAGTTCGCCCGTACGGCCCGGACGGATGCCCCGAACTCCTCAGACAGCTCGGCAGTCCGACGAACCATCGCCTCGCTGGCGTCAGTTGCGACAACCTGCATGCCACGACCGGCGAGGCCAACCGCCAACTGTCCGGTTCCGCACGAACAGTCGAGGACGTGAGCGTTCGACGGCAGGAGATTGAGGACGTCGTCGAACGACGCAGCGAACTCGGCTGGAGGCAACTTTGCATCCGAGATGAGCCATGCGTACACCTCGGCAAGCACGTCATAGCCTGTCACAACCACTACCTCCGTCACGCGGCAGACTCACGGTAGGACGTCAGTCCATCAGCGGAGCAAGCCGGGTACCAATGGTTTTCGCAAGGATGACTCTGACGGTGTTTGCAGAGCTGAAGGGACGGAGCCGTGAGCGAGCAGGCTGGGCAGTGGCACTTCCTCACCAACCACGCCCGCGTACTGGTCGCCATCGCACGCGACCCTGCCACCCGGCTCCGCGACATCGCCGCGGTCTGCCGCATCACCGAACGCACGGCGCTGAGCATCGTCACCGACCTCGAACAGGCCGGCTACATGCGCCGCGAGCGCGAAGGACGGCGCACGGCTACATCCTCTGCCTGGACGGCACCCTCCGTCATCCAGCAGAGGCAGACGTGCCCGTCCGGGAACTACTGGAAGTGTTCACCTCACACGAGAGCCCGCACTGACCGACAGCCCTGCCCCCCCTCGGAGCCAGGGCCTAGTGCTGCCCCTGCGCGTTGATCAGCCGCTTGAACCGCGGCTACGCGGTCCGCAGGAGCAACAGCTCGCAATGGGCGAGAGAACGGGCGGCCGGCACCCAGCTGTTGACTGGACTAGCGGGCGACACGTCGTGTAACTCGGCGACGCCGATCGGAGGGTCGCACCACCCCATTGGCCTAGGCCGGCGGCCGTGCTGTAGCGCCGGGCGCGCAGGCTTCCGATGCTGGCTCAAAGGGGGCATGAGCTCCCGGACCAAGTGCACGGAACGGATGATTCCCATGGATGGGGGCTGGCGGCCACCAATACAAAACTGGCCGTGGCCCTTGCCGTGGCCACGGCCACGTCAAAGTGCGCGGTACCGGACACGAGATGCCTTGGGAACACCAACACCAGAATCTGCACAACCTGTCGCTGCAGTGGCTCAGTGACCGGAAGGTCCTCGGCACGGGCCGCTTCGTCATGAACGAGAATGGCCTGATCAGCCCGGCGTGAGGCGGCGAAGCCCCGTCGCGAACGGCCCGGGGCTGCGATGTCTCAGCCGCCGGTCACCAGCGCCACCGTCAGCACCGGGTGGTGAACGTCCCGTACGCCTCGGCCTGCTCATCAGTCGGAAACTCCACCGGTACGAGGCGGACCATAGCGGCTATTCGCAGTTGGCCCCCCGAGTGGGGCGACGAGTACCCCTGG
It encodes:
- a CDS encoding transposase, giving the protein MASVITASEPSWMAPFTGLSPRCFGKLMSVARREVAHEPRRGRPWGLPLEDRVLLVAAYWRTNLTLRQLAPLFGVSKSAADRIIDHLGPKLALQPRKRYAKDTVLIADGTLVPTRDHTVVEQSKNYRYSTNHQVVIDADTRLIVVVGRPLPGNRNDCKAWEESGAKDAVGKTTTIADGGYPGTGLVMPHRRANGQVELPDLKQEHNRSHKRVRARVEHAFARMKGWKILRDCRLKGDGVHHAMLGIARLHNLVLTG
- a CDS encoding NADPH-dependent F420 reductase, producing MTKIAVLGNGRVGGNLAAALARAGHEVTVADRTPGTAADAARTARIVINATPGTGSLDRLAALREELRDKILVDVSNATTDGPDGLPADLIYPGSSLAEQLQKALPETRVVKTLNTMLFPVMTSPDTLAQTPTVFLSGEDAQAKQSVRELLTDLGWQKEWITDLGGIQTARATEAAILFVPHVIRSTGFTPFAISIAR
- a CDS encoding 3'(2'),5'-bisphosphate nucleotidase CysQ, translating into MSETLQTTDVAASDADLLAQTAIAVREAGSALRERFGEVVRYQSREELMRALAVNDDAALDILRPRLTSLRPQAGWVEDELDGGALPAGEWWVVDPAEGNVNHLHALPEWAVTATLVRENQPVLTAVHLPLTGETYTALTGAGAHLDGRPLHVSQTADLGLSIVATSQARPDEDEKVVRRVGSSITAMLFDALVVRVAVPATLHLLNVAAGRIDAFWQFAGARADLLPGALLVTEAGGRISDAEGRPWTPQSQSFVAAAPGVHAEAVSTLSR
- a CDS encoding LysR family transcriptional regulator, which produces MQLDLNLLAALDALLEEGSVAGAAARLHVTAPAMSRSLGRIRRTTGDQILVRTGRTMTPTPYAIAVREQVHELLHQVQGVLAPSRELDLATLERTFTLRWHDSLVALSGPALLAAVRGQAPGVRLRFVAESSIDTPELRRGEVDLEANSNRPSAPDIRAENVGETRLVVVARQGHPLTRVRTLTAQQYADAEHVTVSRRGNLTNAIDDALARLGLTRRVVATAPTEGAALEFARGSDILISVPEATTRSAVADLGLVVLPLPLELPSAPIYLSWHQRYDTDHAHAWLRGLARTALAL
- a CDS encoding class I SAM-dependent methyltransferase; translation: MTGYDVLAEVYAWLISDAKLPPAEFAASFDDVLNLLPSNAHVLDCSCGTGQLAVGLAGRGMQVVATDASEAMVRRTAELSEEFGASVRAVRANWEELPDHFQDNTFDMVFCVGNSLHHAAGATGRGAALESMSRLLRPGGRLVLTSRTWELVRARGSRLEISDRLVRRNGHDAVVVYRWEIAPHWDEEHHIEIAIAQVDATGLVLVRSELLSCWPYRYEELEVELRRVGLQTELSTFDLEAENYMVVASKV